One region of Lysobacter silvisoli genomic DNA includes:
- a CDS encoding multidrug resistance efflux transporter family protein, whose product MNRRRAALLAVAIALASALFFTCTYVLNRAAAVGGGHWAWTASLRYLITLPLLLAIMPLQGGAAPVWRAIRARPGPWLLWSGIGFVLFYVCLSWAASSGPSWLVAGTFQLTVIAGMLCAPFLYRDERARIPLPALAVGAVVVAGVLLMQFGHGGGRLDRDGWIALVCVAVSAFAYPLGNRGLLLHLEHSGVELNATQRVYGMTLASQPLWLAVAVYAYTQAGVPSAGQLWLAAGVALGAGVIATVLFFQATGMVRNEPTALAAAEAMQAAEILFATLIGALWLGEAWPQGRALLGAVLVVAGIVAFSLVAARAAAGDDHRTRELSSDRGA is encoded by the coding sequence GTGAACCGGCGCCGAGCCGCGCTGCTGGCGGTCGCCATCGCGCTGGCCTCGGCGCTGTTCTTCACCTGCACCTACGTGCTCAACCGCGCCGCAGCGGTCGGCGGCGGGCATTGGGCCTGGACCGCGTCGCTGCGTTATCTGATTACCCTGCCGCTGCTGCTGGCGATCATGCCGCTGCAAGGCGGCGCGGCGCCGGTGTGGCGCGCGATCCGCGCGCGGCCGGGACCGTGGCTGCTGTGGAGCGGCATCGGCTTCGTGCTGTTCTACGTATGCCTGAGCTGGGCCGCGTCCAGCGGTCCTTCGTGGCTGGTGGCCGGCACGTTCCAGCTCACCGTGATCGCCGGCATGCTGTGCGCGCCCTTCCTGTACCGCGACGAGCGCGCGCGCATTCCACTGCCGGCGCTGGCGGTGGGCGCGGTGGTGGTGGCCGGCGTGCTGCTGATGCAGTTCGGCCACGGCGGCGGCCGCCTGGACCGCGACGGCTGGATCGCGCTGGTGTGCGTGGCGGTGTCGGCGTTCGCCTATCCGCTGGGCAACCGCGGCTTGCTGCTGCACCTGGAGCACAGCGGCGTCGAGCTCAACGCGACCCAGCGCGTGTACGGCATGACCCTGGCCAGCCAGCCGCTGTGGCTGGCGGTGGCGGTGTACGCCTACACCCAGGCCGGCGTGCCGTCGGCCGGTCAGCTGTGGCTGGCCGCGGGCGTGGCGCTGGGCGCGGGCGTGATCGCCACGGTGCTGTTCTTCCAGGCCACCGGCATGGTCCGCAACGAGCCCACCGCGCTGGCCGCGGCCGAGGCCATGCAGGCGGCCGAGATTTTGTTTGCGACCCTGATCGGCGCGTTGTGGCTGGGCGAAGCCTGGCCGCAGGGGCGCGCCTTGCTGGGCGCGGTGCTGGTGGTGGCGGGCATCGTCGCTTTCAGCCTGGTCGCCGCGCGCGCGGCGGCGGGCGACGATCATCGCACGCGCGAGTTGAGTAGCGATCGCGGGGCTTGA
- a CDS encoding DMT family transporter has protein sequence MPAHGVPTAGTERSMTLHRTTGQWRLGLLLTLITAACWATLPIALKIVLEVLDPITLTWFRFLAAAVLTGAWLALRGQLGGYRALSRRAWVLLALAALMLLGNYVFYLLGVQYTSPANAQLLIQLAPLLMTLGGIVVFGERFRAMQWLGLALLLAGLGLFFRDQLVHAWAREAAATTAAHSGDYVLGSAFVVIGAVVWAVYALVQKQLLVRLGSMQILLFIYAAASVLLLPFARPSALLAMDGFHWAMLAYCALNTVGAYGAFAEALAHWEASRVSAIVATTPLLCIAAVAAVHALWPQALAPERIAPLGWLGAALVVAGSAAVSLLGRRRDGD, from the coding sequence ATGCCCGCCCACGGCGTCCCCACCGCCGGTACCGAGCGCTCCATGACCCTGCACCGCACCACCGGCCAATGGCGGCTGGGCCTGCTGCTGACCCTGATCACCGCCGCCTGCTGGGCCACCTTGCCGATCGCGCTGAAGATCGTGCTCGAGGTGCTGGATCCGATCACCCTGACCTGGTTCCGCTTCCTTGCCGCGGCCGTGCTCACCGGTGCGTGGCTGGCGCTGCGCGGGCAGCTGGGCGGCTATCGCGCCCTGAGCCGGCGCGCCTGGGTACTGCTGGCGCTGGCGGCGCTGATGCTGCTGGGCAACTACGTGTTCTACCTGCTGGGCGTGCAGTACACCTCGCCGGCCAACGCCCAGCTGCTGATCCAGCTGGCGCCGCTGCTGATGACCCTGGGCGGGATCGTGGTGTTCGGCGAACGCTTCCGCGCCATGCAGTGGCTGGGGCTGGCGCTGCTGCTGGCCGGCCTGGGCCTGTTCTTCCGCGACCAGCTCGTCCACGCCTGGGCGCGCGAAGCGGCGGCCACGACCGCCGCGCACAGCGGCGACTACGTGCTGGGTTCGGCGTTCGTGGTGATCGGCGCGGTGGTGTGGGCGGTCTACGCGCTGGTGCAGAAGCAGCTGCTGGTGCGGCTGGGTTCGATGCAGATCCTGCTTTTCATCTACGCCGCCGCCAGCGTGCTGCTGCTGCCGTTCGCGCGGCCCTCGGCGCTGCTGGCGATGGACGGCTTCCACTGGGCCATGCTCGCCTATTGCGCGCTCAACACCGTCGGCGCCTACGGCGCCTTCGCCGAAGCCCTGGCGCACTGGGAAGCCTCGCGGGTGTCGGCGATCGTGGCGACCACGCCGCTGCTGTGCATCGCCGCGGTGGCCGCGGTGCATGCGCTGTGGCCGCAGGCCTTGGCGCCGGAACGGATCGCACCGCTGGGCTGGCTGGGCGCGGCGCTGGTGGTGGCGGGCTCGGCCGCGGTCAGCCTGCTCGGCCGGCGCCGCGACGGCGACTGA
- a CDS encoding ArnT family glycosyltransferase has product MRRLLRSPAFRIAAMALLLALCLLGSRGIWDPDEGRYTNVALNMLDSGDWLNPRRNHEVGHWTKPPLTYWAIAASVSVFGQHAWAARLPAALAYLLSVWLAWRIARRLVSGAQAQAAAIYASFVFTVGASQLVTADYLLAVCSGLAMWAYAEARFGPPRGDPARERRRARSWVALMWAGFALGFLAKGPPALVGLLPILAFNLLQPGGYRVLQWSGLAIFVLMALPWYVAVIADHPGLFKYFVGDEVVNRVATDEFGRNGQWYGWLQVYAPTLVLGTLPWTPALWRWLRGLPAAVRAWRDRTARATDAPALWLALWLWLPLLLFCLARSRMPLYVLPLFLPLAVIAAMQRQREGRALPAWPRLAAWAALLLALKLAAVHWPTHKDASAWAEAIRARAGRPVPEVVFVEDMARYGLHLHLDAQIEKISLDPVPDAPRFNPEFDESLAQELAEHEVSAVWVCKQALWPQLRARIAAAGYRATALGTPYEQRVIFEVELATHRSR; this is encoded by the coding sequence ATGCGCCGACTGCTGCGTTCGCCCGCTTTCCGGATCGCCGCGATGGCGCTGCTGCTGGCGTTGTGCCTGCTCGGCAGCCGCGGCATCTGGGATCCGGACGAGGGCCGCTATACCAACGTCGCGCTGAACATGCTCGACAGCGGCGACTGGCTCAACCCGCGCCGCAATCACGAGGTCGGCCACTGGACCAAGCCGCCGCTGACCTATTGGGCGATCGCCGCCAGCGTGAGCGTGTTCGGCCAGCACGCCTGGGCCGCGCGCCTGCCCGCGGCCTTGGCCTATCTGCTCAGCGTGTGGCTGGCCTGGCGCATCGCACGGCGGCTGGTGTCGGGCGCGCAGGCGCAGGCGGCGGCGATCTACGCCAGCTTCGTGTTCACTGTCGGCGCCTCGCAGCTGGTCACCGCCGACTATCTGCTGGCGGTGTGCAGCGGTCTGGCGATGTGGGCCTATGCCGAAGCGCGCTTCGGTCCGCCGCGCGGCGATCCCGCGCGCGAGCGCCGGCGCGCGCGCTCGTGGGTGGCGCTGATGTGGGCCGGCTTCGCCCTGGGCTTCCTGGCCAAGGGGCCGCCGGCGCTGGTCGGGCTGCTGCCGATCCTGGCGTTCAACCTGCTGCAGCCCGGCGGCTACCGCGTGCTGCAATGGTCGGGCCTGGCGATCTTCGTGCTGATGGCGCTGCCCTGGTACGTGGCGGTGATCGCCGACCATCCGGGCTTGTTCAAGTACTTCGTCGGCGACGAGGTGGTGAACCGCGTGGCCACCGACGAGTTCGGCCGCAACGGCCAGTGGTACGGCTGGCTGCAGGTGTACGCGCCGACGCTGGTGCTGGGCACGCTGCCGTGGACGCCGGCGTTATGGCGTTGGCTGCGCGGGCTGCCCGCCGCGGTGCGCGCTTGGCGCGACCGGACCGCGCGCGCGACCGATGCGCCCGCGCTGTGGCTGGCCTTATGGCTGTGGTTGCCGTTGCTGCTGTTCTGCCTGGCGCGCTCGCGCATGCCGCTGTACGTACTGCCGCTGTTCCTGCCGTTGGCGGTGATCGCGGCGATGCAGCGCCAGCGCGAAGGCCGCGCCCTGCCCGCCTGGCCGCGGCTGGCGGCCTGGGCCGCGCTGCTGCTGGCGCTGAAGCTGGCCGCGGTGCACTGGCCCACGCACAAGGACGCCTCGGCCTGGGCCGAGGCGATCCGCGCGCGCGCCGGCCGGCCGGTGCCCGAGGTGGTGTTCGTCGAGGACATGGCGCGCTACGGCCTGCACCTGCATCTGGATGCGCAGATCGAGAAGATCTCGCTGGACCCGGTGCCCGATGCGCCGCGCTTCAATCCGGAGTTCGACGAGTCGCTGGCGCAGGAGCTGGCCGAGCACGAAGTATCGGCGGTGTGGGTGTGCAAGCAGGCGCTGTGGCCGCAATTGCGCGCGCGCATCGCCGCGGCCGGCTATCGCGCGACCGCGTTGGGAACGCCGTACGAGCAGCGGGTGATCTTCGAAGTCGAACTGGCGACGCATCGATCTCGATAA
- a CDS encoding pyridoxal-phosphate dependent enzyme, translated as MNDSSPPRTALPEFRDVLAAAARIAPYAHATPVLRSRSIDEMAGCELHFKAEHLQRIGAFKFRGACNAVWSLSDQDARRGVVTHSSGNHGAALALAARTRGIDCHVVVPEGAVAAKVAAIAAYGATLHTCAPTIAAREDACARVQRETGAELVHPYTDARVIAGQGTAALELLTAAPELDALIAPVGGGGLIGGTAIAAASVSPSTRVYGAEPAGAAETFASLQAGERVTEFVPDTLCDGLRGTLGAPNFALLQRHGVEVLVADDSDTAAALRLFLHRSKQLLEPSAALALAAVFVHRERFAGLRVGVILSGGNVDQGALATLLAG; from the coding sequence ATGAACGACTCTTCCCCGCCGCGCACCGCGCTGCCCGAATTCCGCGACGTGTTGGCCGCGGCCGCACGCATCGCACCCTACGCCCACGCCACGCCGGTGCTGCGCTCGCGCTCCATCGACGAGATGGCCGGCTGCGAACTGCACTTCAAGGCCGAACACCTGCAGCGCATCGGCGCGTTCAAGTTCCGCGGCGCCTGCAACGCGGTGTGGTCGCTGTCGGACCAGGACGCGCGCCGCGGCGTGGTCACCCATTCCTCCGGCAACCACGGCGCCGCGCTGGCGCTGGCCGCGCGCACGCGCGGCATCGACTGCCACGTGGTGGTGCCCGAAGGCGCGGTCGCGGCCAAGGTCGCGGCCATCGCCGCCTACGGCGCCACCTTACACACCTGCGCGCCGACCATCGCCGCGCGCGAGGACGCCTGCGCGCGCGTGCAGCGCGAGACCGGTGCCGAGCTCGTGCATCCGTACACCGATGCGCGCGTGATCGCCGGCCAGGGCACCGCGGCGCTGGAGCTGCTGACCGCGGCGCCGGAGCTGGACGCGCTGATCGCACCGGTGGGCGGTGGCGGCCTGATCGGCGGCACCGCGATCGCCGCCGCGTCGGTGTCGCCGTCCACGCGCGTGTACGGCGCCGAGCCCGCGGGCGCGGCGGAAACCTTCGCCTCGTTGCAAGCCGGCGAGCGGGTGACCGAGTTCGTGCCCGACACCCTCTGCGACGGCCTGCGCGGCACCCTGGGCGCTCCCAATTTCGCCCTGCTGCAGCGCCACGGCGTGGAAGTGCTGGTGGCCGACGACAGCGACACCGCGGCCGCGCTGCGTTTGTTCCTGCATCGGAGCAAGCAGCTGCTGGAACCGTCGGCGGCACTGGCCCTGGCGGCGGTGTTCGTGCACCGCGAACGGTTCGCGGGCTTGCGCGTGGGCGTGATCCTGTCCGGCGGCAACGTCGACCAGGGCGCGCTGGCGACGCTGCTGGCGGGCTAA
- the bioC gene encoding malonyl-ACP O-methyltransferase BioC, producing MTELFDHRQVRRAFSRAAHGYDGAAALQREVGARLSEALDYLDDRAPAVVVDVGSGPGHAAVAMQKRWPRAQVIALDLALPMLGETRVHAGGGVLPRFLGGARRPDLVCADARALPLRDASVDVLYSNLCLQWVEDLPAVFAGFRRVLKPEGLLLVSTFGPDTLFELRSAFAQADNAPHVSPFASIAQFGDALIAAGFKNPVLDRDEFVLGHDDLGGLMRELRTLGATNAMSDRRRSLTGRARFARAAQAYEGLRAADGRLPATWEVIYAQAWGPAPGTPIRSGGIDEVQVPLSSIPIRRRP from the coding sequence ATGACCGAATTGTTCGACCACCGCCAAGTCCGCCGCGCGTTCTCGCGCGCCGCGCATGGCTACGACGGCGCCGCCGCGCTGCAGCGCGAAGTCGGCGCCCGCTTGTCCGAAGCCCTGGATTACCTGGACGACCGCGCGCCGGCGGTGGTGGTGGACGTGGGCAGCGGCCCCGGCCACGCCGCCGTGGCCATGCAGAAGCGCTGGCCGCGCGCGCAGGTGATCGCGCTGGACCTGGCCCTGCCGATGCTGGGCGAGACCCGCGTCCATGCCGGCGGCGGCGTGCTGCCGCGCTTTCTCGGTGGCGCGCGCCGCCCCGACCTGGTCTGCGCCGACGCGCGCGCGCTGCCGTTGCGCGACGCCAGCGTGGACGTGCTGTATTCCAACCTGTGCCTGCAATGGGTCGAGGACCTGCCGGCGGTGTTCGCCGGCTTCCGCCGCGTGCTTAAGCCCGAAGGCCTGCTGCTGGTGTCGACCTTCGGCCCGGACACGCTGTTCGAGCTGCGCAGCGCCTTCGCTCAGGCCGACAACGCGCCGCACGTGAGTCCGTTCGCGTCCATCGCCCAATTCGGCGACGCGCTGATCGCCGCGGGCTTCAAGAACCCGGTGCTGGACCGCGACGAATTCGTGCTCGGCCATGACGACCTGGGCGGCCTGATGCGCGAACTGCGCACCCTGGGCGCGACCAACGCCATGAGCGACCGCCGCCGCAGCCTGACCGGCCGCGCGCGCTTCGCCCGTGCAGCGCAGGCCTACGAAGGCCTGCGCGCTGCCGACGGCCGCCTGCCCGCGACCTGGGAAGTGATTTACGCCCAGGCCTGGGGCCCGGCGCCCGGCACGCCGATCCGCAGCGGCGGCATCGACGAAGTGCAGGTGCCGCTGTCCAGCATTCCGATCCGGAGGCGGCCGTGA
- a CDS encoding ketosteroid isomerase-related protein: MKIDGTRSHDRATEVVLAYYAAFNRGDWDGMLALLSDDVAHDLNQGPRETGRAAFASFLQRMQASYREQLHDIVVLVSPDGSRAAAEYVVHGQYLASDAGLPEAHGQKYVLPGGAFFELREGRIQRVSNYYNLQDWIEQVR; encoded by the coding sequence ATGAAGATAGACGGCACCCGCAGCCACGACCGCGCCACCGAGGTGGTGCTGGCTTATTACGCGGCCTTCAACCGCGGCGACTGGGACGGCATGCTGGCCCTGCTCTCCGACGACGTCGCCCACGACCTCAACCAGGGTCCGCGCGAGACCGGCCGCGCCGCGTTCGCGAGCTTCCTGCAGCGCATGCAGGCCAGCTACCGCGAGCAACTGCACGACATCGTGGTGCTGGTCTCGCCCGACGGCAGCCGCGCGGCGGCCGAGTACGTGGTCCACGGCCAGTACCTGGCCAGCGATGCCGGCCTGCCGGAGGCCCACGGGCAGAAGTATGTGCTGCCGGGCGGCGCCTTCTTCGAGCTGCGCGAGGGGCGCATCCAGCGCGTGAGCAATTACTACAACCTGCAGGATTGGATCGAGCAGGTGCGCTGA
- a CDS encoding ACT domain-containing protein: MSAVPVAERDLARMLATLQATRREGEYVYVSRAQPDATLAAQAHAWIREAEGISYVIAREDADAQGLDYAFVAAWLSLQVHSALEAVGLTAAFSTALARQGIACNVLAGYYHDHLLVPADRAGDALAALAALRRPADTH; encoded by the coding sequence ATGAGCGCGGTCCCCGTCGCCGAACGCGACCTGGCGCGCATGCTCGCCACCCTGCAGGCCACCCGGCGCGAAGGCGAGTACGTCTACGTCAGCCGCGCGCAGCCGGATGCGACGCTCGCCGCGCAGGCCCACGCCTGGATCCGCGAAGCCGAAGGCATCAGCTACGTGATCGCGCGCGAGGACGCCGATGCGCAAGGATTGGACTACGCCTTCGTCGCCGCCTGGCTGAGCCTGCAGGTGCATTCGGCACTGGAAGCGGTGGGCCTGACCGCCGCGTTCTCCACCGCGCTGGCGCGGCAGGGCATCGCCTGCAACGTGCTGGCCGGCTACTACCACGACCACCTGCTGGTGCCGGCCGATCGCGCCGGCGACGCGCTCGCGGCGCTGGCCGCGTTGCGGCGTCCGGCCGATACGCACTGA
- a CDS encoding MHYT domain-containing protein: MPHDHAIQCIHDPLLVVLSYLVSVLGSFTALQLAIGIPAAQGAARWRAIFAAGAAMGGGAIWAMHFIAMLACQMQIPVTYDLGITVASALVAIASCMAGLAIASAGVFGWGKLAVAGLFMGLGVTGMHYAGMAAMRMPADIHYDSTLVLASAVIAVVASIVALWLAFNLRGWLQMLGSALVMGVAVCGMHYTGMLAASFTPNDAGAAALAGGISGANLGMGIFAVTTLLLATVLALSMMRQRQRAAVQI; the protein is encoded by the coding sequence ATGCCGCACGATCACGCTATCCAATGCATACACGACCCGTTGCTGGTCGTGCTTTCCTACCTGGTGTCGGTGCTGGGCTCGTTCACCGCCCTGCAGCTGGCGATCGGCATTCCGGCCGCGCAGGGCGCGGCGCGCTGGCGCGCGATCTTCGCCGCCGGCGCGGCCATGGGCGGCGGCGCGATCTGGGCCATGCACTTCATCGCCATGCTGGCCTGCCAGATGCAGATTCCGGTGACCTACGACCTGGGCATCACCGTGGCCTCGGCGCTGGTCGCGATCGCCTCGTGCATGGCCGGCCTGGCCATCGCCAGCGCGGGCGTGTTCGGTTGGGGCAAGCTGGCCGTGGCCGGCCTGTTCATGGGCCTGGGCGTGACCGGCATGCATTACGCCGGCATGGCGGCGATGCGCATGCCGGCCGACATCCATTACGACAGCACCCTGGTGCTGGCCTCGGCGGTCATCGCCGTGGTCGCCTCGATCGTGGCGCTGTGGCTGGCGTTCAACCTGCGCGGCTGGCTGCAGATGCTGGGCAGTGCGCTGGTCATGGGCGTGGCGGTGTGCGGCATGCATTACACCGGCATGCTCGCGGCCAGCTTCACCCCCAACGACGCCGGCGCGGCGGCCCTGGCCGGCGGCATCAGCGGCGCCAACCTGGGCATGGGCATCTTCGCGGTGACCACGCTGCTGCTGGCCACGGTGCTGGCGCTGAGCATGATGCGCCAGCGCCAGCGCGCGGCGGTGCAGATCTGA
- the bioH gene encoding pimeloyl-ACP methyl ester esterase BioH: MYVQTLGSGPSLALIHGWAMHGGLFAPLVERLADAYTLHLIDLPGHGYARDERTALQPQTLAAELVQRVPDAVWLGWSLGGQFALRAALDYPDRVRGLIMIASSPRFVGGPDWPHGVSPSLFRDFGQALRHDFRGTLEGFLALEALGSPAAQDELRRLRSQAFERGEPAEHALQEGLTLLDTLDMRDELPRLAVPSLWISGRRDRLVPAGAMPAAAALAPQARSVVIDRAGHAPFLSAAEQVAQLIDDFIAALLAPH; encoded by the coding sequence ATGTACGTGCAGACCCTCGGCAGCGGACCCTCGCTGGCGCTGATCCACGGCTGGGCCATGCACGGCGGCCTGTTCGCGCCGCTGGTCGAACGCCTGGCCGATGCCTACACCCTGCACCTGATCGACCTGCCGGGCCACGGCTACGCCCGCGACGAACGCACCGCGTTGCAGCCGCAAACCTTGGCCGCCGAACTGGTGCAGCGCGTGCCCGACGCGGTGTGGCTGGGCTGGTCATTGGGCGGGCAGTTCGCCTTGCGCGCCGCGCTCGACTATCCCGACCGCGTGCGCGGCCTGATCATGATCGCGTCCTCGCCGCGCTTCGTGGGTGGGCCGGACTGGCCGCACGGCGTGTCGCCCAGTCTGTTCCGCGATTTCGGCCAGGCGCTGCGCCACGACTTCCGCGGCACCCTGGAAGGGTTCCTGGCGTTGGAAGCGCTGGGCTCGCCCGCCGCGCAGGACGAACTGCGGCGGCTGCGCAGCCAGGCCTTCGAGCGCGGCGAACCGGCCGAGCATGCCTTGCAGGAGGGCCTGACCCTGCTGGACACCCTCGACATGCGCGACGAACTGCCGCGCCTGGCCGTGCCCAGCCTGTGGATCTCCGGCCGCCGCGACCGCTTGGTGCCGGCCGGCGCCATGCCGGCGGCGGCGGCGCTGGCGCCGCAGGCGCGCAGCGTGGTCATCGACCGCGCCGGCCACGCGCCGTTCCTGAGCGCGGCCGAGCAAGTCGCGCAGCTGATCGACGACTTCATCGCCGCGTTGCTGGCGCCGCACTGA
- the bioF gene encoding 8-amino-7-oxononanoate synthase yields MQRAQWPERIAAAREQREATSRTRVMRKVTHRDGARCEVDGRKLLNFCGNDYLGLSQHFAVVGALQDAVSREGAGGVASHLVCGHHALHEALEREVADWLGSPRALLFSSGFMANLAAVQGLLGEDDVCVQDRLNHASLIDAARLSGCRLRRYPHADAEGAIRQLRSVPDGMAMIATDGVFSMDGDIAPLRDLALIARAQKALLYVDDAHGVGVLGPEGRGSVPAVKLSVREVPLQLVTFGKALGSYGAALHGDADIIGHLAETARSHIYTTALPPGQAAATLAAVKLARQEHWRREKLGELVQRFREGARKLGLELAPSSTPIQPVICGDDARAMGMARSLEESGYWVVAIRPPTVPEGRARLRVTLSALHAPAEVDGLLDALARAAERAGLSREALRAELRATPTP; encoded by the coding sequence ATGCAACGAGCGCAATGGCCCGAACGCATCGCCGCCGCGCGCGAACAGCGCGAGGCGACCTCGCGCACCCGCGTCATGCGCAAGGTCACCCACCGCGACGGCGCCCGTTGCGAAGTGGACGGGCGCAAGCTGCTCAACTTCTGCGGTAACGACTACCTGGGCCTGTCGCAGCATTTCGCCGTGGTCGGCGCGCTGCAGGACGCGGTCTCGCGCGAGGGCGCCGGCGGCGTGGCCTCGCACCTGGTCTGCGGCCATCACGCCTTGCACGAAGCGCTGGAACGCGAGGTCGCCGACTGGCTGGGCTCGCCGCGCGCGCTGCTGTTCAGCAGCGGCTTCATGGCCAACCTGGCCGCGGTGCAGGGCCTGCTCGGCGAAGACGACGTATGCGTGCAGGACCGACTCAACCACGCCAGCCTGATCGACGCCGCGCGCCTGTCCGGCTGCCGCCTGCGCCGCTATCCGCATGCCGACGCCGAAGGCGCGATCCGCCAGCTGCGCAGCGTGCCCGACGGCATGGCCATGATCGCCACCGACGGCGTGTTCAGCATGGACGGCGACATCGCGCCGCTGCGCGACCTGGCGCTGATCGCGCGTGCGCAAAAGGCCCTGCTCTACGTCGACGACGCCCACGGCGTGGGCGTGCTCGGCCCCGAGGGCCGCGGCTCGGTGCCGGCGGTGAAGCTGTCGGTGCGCGAAGTGCCGTTGCAGCTGGTCACCTTCGGCAAGGCGCTGGGCAGCTACGGCGCCGCGCTGCATGGCGATGCGGACATCATCGGCCACCTGGCCGAAACCGCGCGCAGCCACATCTACACCACCGCCCTGCCGCCGGGCCAGGCCGCCGCCACGCTGGCGGCGGTGAAGCTGGCGCGGCAGGAGCACTGGCGCCGCGAAAAGCTGGGCGAACTGGTGCAGCGCTTCCGCGAAGGCGCGCGCAAGCTCGGGCTGGAACTGGCGCCCTCCAGCACCCCGATCCAGCCGGTGATCTGCGGCGACGACGCGCGTGCCATGGGCATGGCGCGCTCGCTGGAGGAGAGCGGCTACTGGGTGGTCGCGATCCGTCCTCCGACCGTGCCCGAAGGGCGCGCGCGCCTGCGGGTCACGCTGTCGGCGCTGCATGCGCCGGCCGAGGTCGACGGCCTGCTCGACGCGCTCGCGCGCGCGGCCGAACGCGCGGGCCTGTCGCGCGAAGCCTTGCGGGCCGAGCTGCGCGCCACGCCCACACCATGA